From Papaver somniferum cultivar HN1 unplaced genomic scaffold, ASM357369v1 unplaced-scaffold_99, whole genome shotgun sequence, the proteins below share one genomic window:
- the LOC113346294 gene encoding uncharacterized protein LOC113346294 produces MVFGGYIANSKKECPADPASIPSVYYANHKKVREVIDPTDWTGNRADEQNFFGYKCKGCGQDRAYKRLKCFADEITNGNMTVDEHEWLLLKAMEEAVEDSFPLVGGNITCLKHISVTGVSVLFDDHFDTIKTRLRELRPHVDIHLRRISKGYKYAKAHKYMKGLMKEVNEIV; encoded by the exons ATGGTATTCGGTGGCTACATTGCTAATTCCAAGAAGGAGTGTCCGGCAGATCCTGCATCAATTCCATCAGTCTACTATGCGAATCATAAGAAGGTGCGAGAGGTGATTGATCCTACTGACTGGACAGGAAATCGTGCTGATGAACAGAACTTCTTTGGGTATAAATGTAAAGGTTGCGGTCAAGATCGTGCGTATAAACGGTTGAAGTGTTTCGCCGATGAGATTACAAATGGGAACATGACTGTAGATGAGCACGAATGGCTCTTATTGAAAGCTATGGAAGAGGCTGTTGAGGATTCTTTTCCTTTAGTCGGTGGAAATATTACTTgtt TAAAGCACATCTCTGTCACTGGTGTCTCGGTTTTATTTGATGATCATTTTGATACAATAAAGACGAGGTTGCGTGAACTGAGACCACATGTTGATATACATTTGCGACGAATTTCTAAAGGATACAAATATGCTAAAGCACATAAATACATGAAAGGTCTGATGAAGGAAGTCAATGAG ATTGTGTAG